One region of Lactobacillus johnsonii genomic DNA includes:
- a CDS encoding LPXTG cell wall anchor domain-containing protein — protein MSESLSNSVSMSESLSNSVSMSDSLSNSSSMSESQSSSTRTITSTNSTNNNGSKVTPNNSGAKSTISTNTLKSQHENAESVDKTVKRHHRRGELPQTGAESSSNLLGLMITALGGLLGFRRKKRKDEDKD, from the coding sequence ATGAGTGAAAGTCTAAGTAACTCAGTAAGTATGAGCGAGAGCTTAAGTAACTCGGTATCAATGAGTGACAGCTTAAGTAACTCATCATCGATGAGTGAGAGTCAATCCAGCTCAACAAGGACGATAACTTCAACAAATAGTACTAACAATAATGGTTCTAAAGTAACGCCAAACAATAGTGGTGCTAAATCTACAATTTCTACTAATACACTTAAGTCTCAACATGAAAATGCTGAATCTGTAGATAAGACAGTTAAGAGACATCACCGTAGAGGTGAATTGCCTCAAACAGGAGCAGAATCAAGTTCTAACTTATTAGGATTAATGATTACTGCTTTAGGTGGATTGCTTGGCTTCAGACGTAAGAAACGTAAAGATGAAGATAAAGATTAA
- a CDS encoding glycosyltransferase family 2 protein, producing the protein MEKISVIIPVYNDEEYLAQCLDSVLRQTYSNLEIILVDDGSTDSTPELCEKYREKYANIRILHKKNGGVGSSRNAGLEMATGEYVLFVDHDDLLSETHIEELYKLLKKNDADIAVGNFNHFIEEKRAYGIWLKEDDYFEKTYTPEEWFTVEYETVPYNMSIIFAVPWAKLYKKSLFENIVYPINARVEDDLTTWKIYLLADKIAYMNKAIYTHRIFENSVSAQANKTAVFPLEAVEERISLLSQLGFDITTEIEAYCYRLNICIDTALKDGDYLKYRNAKQKMAILKKYKKI; encoded by the coding sequence ATGGAAAAAATCTCAGTAATTATTCCTGTATATAATGATGAAGAATATTTAGCTCAATGTTTGGACAGTGTCTTAAGACAGACTTATTCTAATCTTGAAATTATTTTAGTAGACGATGGATCTACAGATAGTACCCCCGAATTATGTGAAAAATATCGGGAAAAATATGCCAATATAAGAATTTTGCACAAGAAAAATGGTGGAGTAGGCTCAAGCCGTAATGCTGGTCTTGAAATGGCAACTGGTGAATATGTTTTATTTGTAGATCATGATGATCTGCTGAGTGAAACTCATATTGAAGAACTTTATAAGCTGTTGAAAAAGAACGATGCAGATATTGCTGTAGGAAATTTTAATCATTTCATTGAAGAAAAAAGAGCATATGGGATTTGGCTTAAAGAAGATGATTACTTTGAAAAGACCTACACTCCAGAAGAATGGTTTACTGTAGAATACGAGACGGTACCTTATAATATGTCCATCATTTTTGCTGTGCCATGGGCAAAATTATATAAAAAATCTCTTTTTGAAAATATAGTTTATCCTATTAATGCTCGTGTAGAAGATGATCTAACTACATGGAAAATATACCTATTAGCAGATAAAATTGCATACATGAATAAGGCAATTTATACGCACCGTATTTTTGAAAATAGTGTCTCTGCACAGGCTAATAAGACTGCCGTTTTCCCTTTAGAAGCTGTGGAAGAAAGAATAAGTTTGTTAAGTCAGCTCGGTTTTGATATTACAACAGAAATTGAAGCATATTGCTATCGTCTAAATATTTGTATCGATACAGCATTAAAGGATGGAGATTATCTAAAATATCGTAATGCTAAGCAAAAGATGGCGATCTTGAAGAAGTACAAGAAAATATAA
- a CDS encoding IS3-like element IS1223 family transposase (programmed frameshift), whose translation MTKYSTELKIEIVSKYLNHEDSIKGLAKQYNIHWTLIRRWVDKAKCQGLAALSVKHTKTTYSSDFRLNVVRYYLTHSIGVSKVAAKFNISDSQVYNWAKKFNEEGYAGLLPKQKGRPRKVPKKSKKTTKKLELSEKQKYEEKILKQEAELERLRVENLGLKKSGCPISTLSNKQKTQLIQDIRAKHHQIKLKVLFKVLKLNRKTYYDNVKNRINQADKYALVKEKIQEIYYGYEGQETYGYRPMWGALRDEGFKFSLETVCKLMRSLGIKTTIYHKNTGKYSSYKGNVGKKAPNILNQTFDETIPYKVLHTDVTEYKLTNGKKVYISPVVDKASLEILACAVSYSPEMKTIYNMLDELADNLPPGAAPILHSDQGFQYQNPGYQARLKKMNIIQSMSLKGNCHDNAPGETIFNLMKREKLNRLKIGSLEEMKEILKDYIYWFNNVRRSNKLKYTTPVKYRNRVLSNL comes from the exons ATGACCAAATATTCGACTGAATTAAAAATTGAAATTGTTTCCAAATATTTAAATCATGAAGATTCAATAAAAGGTTTAGCTAAACAATATAATATTCATTGGACTCTTATTCGTAGGTGGGTTGATAAGGCTAAGTGTCAAGGTTTAGCTGCCTTATCTGTTAAACATACTAAAACTACTTATTCTTCTGACTTTAGGCTAAATGTGGTACGCTACTACTTAACACATTCTATTGGAGTTTCAAAGGTAGCGGCTAAGTTTAATATTAGTGATTCTCAAGTATACAATTGGGCTAAAAAGTTCAATGAAGAAGGATACGCTGGGCTGCTGCCTAAACAGAAAGGTCGGCCTAGGAAAGTGCCTAAAAAGAGTAAGAAGACAACTAAAAAGTTAGAACTTAGTGAAAAGCAAAAGTATGAAGAAAAAATTCTTAAGCAGGAAGCTGAATTAGAAAGACTTAGAGTGGAAAATCTTG GTCTTAAAAAAAGTGGCTGCCCGATATCCACGTTATCCAACAAACAAAAAACACAATTAATACAGGATATTCGGGCAAAACACCATCAAATTAAACTTAAGGTCTTATTTAAGGTGCTTAAATTAAATAGAAAGACTTACTATGACAATGTAAAAAATAGAATTAATCAAGCTGATAAGTATGCTTTAGTAAAAGAGAAGATTCAAGAAATCTATTATGGCTATGAAGGACAAGAAACATATGGTTATCGTCCTATGTGGGGAGCGTTAAGAGATGAAGGATTTAAATTTTCTCTAGAAACAGTATGTAAGTTAATGAGAAGTTTAGGAATAAAAACAACAATTTATCATAAAAATACTGGTAAATATAGTTCGTATAAGGGTAATGTAGGAAAGAAAGCACCAAATATCCTAAATCAAACTTTTGATGAAACTATCCCCTATAAAGTTCTTCATACCGATGTAACCGAATATAAACTAACTAACGGCAAGAAAGTTTATATTTCTCCTGTAGTAGATAAAGCTTCTTTGGAGATTCTAGCTTGTGCAGTAAGTTACTCTCCTGAAATGAAAACTATTTATAATATGCTAGATGAACTAGCAGATAATCTTCCACCAGGAGCTGCTCCTATCCTTCATTCAGATCAAGGCTTTCAATATCAGAATCCAGGCTATCAGGCTCGACTAAAGAAAATGAATATAATCCAAAGCATGTCCCTAAAAGGAAATTGTCATGATAATGCACCAGGAGAAACGATATTTAATCTAATGAAGAGAGAAAAACTGAATCGACTTAAGATTGGAAGTTTAGAAGAGATGAAGGAAATTCTGAAAGATTATATTTATTGGTTTAACAATGTTAGAAGATCAAACAAATTAAAATACACGACTCCTGTAAAATACAGAAATCGTGTATTATCAAATCTTTAA
- a CDS encoding sugar transferase: MTVHITNINGMAINSVAQNAQNMVVDFAKQLGMNEFGIYVYHWKEEPLQARSTRFDGIIASLNGGDTVIFQSPSWIAIEWDQALIDHINLYPNIKKIIFIHDVIPLMFEVNRYLMPQYIDYYNKADVLIVPSKKMYDLLRENGLKEKPYVVQHFWDHPATVNYFITPENNKVINFAGNADKFDFVKTWNCQNIKLKVYSDPENNDSEHNVELTGWKHDPVLLEELRQTGGFGLVWSEEPYWSEYMKVNASYKLSTYLAAGLPIIVNSATPEAEAIKNKHLGIIADSLDEAQAKVLQTNNEDYRQMIDSVNNFGSLIRNGYFTKKALVDAVVKAQYNN; the protein is encoded by the coding sequence ATGACAGTTCATATTACAAATATAAATGGTATGGCCATAAACAGCGTAGCTCAAAATGCTCAAAATATGGTTGTAGATTTTGCAAAACAATTAGGGATGAATGAGTTCGGTATTTATGTTTATCATTGGAAAGAGGAACCACTACAAGCAAGAAGCACCCGTTTTGATGGGATTATTGCTTCCCTTAACGGTGGTGATACTGTCATTTTTCAATCTCCTAGTTGGATCGCGATTGAATGGGATCAAGCACTGATTGACCATATCAATCTTTATCCTAATATTAAAAAAATCATCTTTATTCATGATGTAATTCCCCTAATGTTTGAAGTTAATCGCTATCTCATGCCTCAATATATTGATTACTATAACAAGGCTGACGTTTTAATTGTCCCATCGAAAAAAATGTATGATCTTTTAAGAGAAAACGGCTTAAAAGAAAAGCCATATGTGGTTCAACATTTTTGGGATCATCCAGCAACTGTTAACTACTTCATTACCCCTGAAAATAATAAAGTAATTAATTTCGCTGGCAATGCGGACAAATTTGATTTTGTTAAAACTTGGAACTGTCAAAATATTAAATTAAAAGTTTATTCAGACCCTGAAAATAATGATTCTGAACACAATGTTGAACTTACTGGTTGGAAACATGATCCTGTTTTATTAGAAGAACTACGACAAACTGGTGGATTCGGCTTAGTTTGGTCTGAAGAGCCATATTGGTCTGAATATATGAAAGTAAATGCTTCTTATAAACTTAGCACCTACTTAGCAGCAGGTTTACCAATTATTGTAAATAGCGCTACTCCAGAAGCTGAAGCTATAAAAAATAAGCATCTAGGCATTATTGCTGACAGTCTAGATGAAGCTCAAGCCAAAGTTCTTCAAACTAATAATGAAGATTATAGACAAATGATTGATAGTGTTAATAATTTTGGTAGTTTAATTCGTAATGGTTACTTTACTAAAAAAGCATTAGTTGACGCTGTGGTAAAAGCTCAATACAATAATTAA
- the pepC gene encoding aminopeptidase C, whose protein sequence is MSKEITNDLINNFENDFNSSKANKIAARAAQENGIFKASQNLQTKIDLDPTFSIEIDTGKVANQKQSGRCWMFSALNTMRHSIQKNFKIKDFELSQNYTNFWDKFEKSNWFFENVITTADKDLGDRKVAFLFATPQQDGGQWDMLCGIIEKYGIVPKKVYPETANATNSSALNDTLNTLLRKDGLELRKMVQDGKSEEEVQERKNEMLKEVYRILAISLGVPPKTFDFEYKDDDGNYHRDAALSPQDFFKKYVGWDLSEYISTINAPTKDKPFHKVFSVEYLGNVEGGRQVRHLNLPIDEMKDLIITQLKNGEVVWFGSNVVKDSERQAGLLDTELYKRDDLFDVDFDMSKADMLDSGESLMDHAMVITGVDLVDGKPTKWKIENSWGEKPGFKGYFVMSDSWFDKFVYQAVINKKHLSDDLKKTFEEGSKDPIQLLPWDPMGALANNY, encoded by the coding sequence ATGAGCAAAGAAATCACAAACGATCTTATTAATAATTTCGAAAATGACTTTAACTCAAGTAAAGCTAACAAAATTGCGGCTCGTGCTGCTCAAGAAAATGGCATTTTTAAAGCTAGTCAAAATCTACAAACTAAGATTGACTTAGACCCAACTTTTTCAATTGAAATTGATACTGGGAAAGTTGCTAACCAAAAACAATCTGGTCGCTGCTGGATGTTCAGTGCTTTAAACACTATGCGTCATTCAATTCAAAAGAACTTCAAAATTAAGGACTTTGAATTATCTCAAAATTACACTAACTTCTGGGACAAATTTGAAAAGTCAAACTGGTTCTTTGAAAATGTAATTACTACTGCCGATAAAGATTTGGGTGATCGTAAAGTTGCCTTCCTATTTGCAACCCCACAACAAGACGGTGGTCAATGGGATATGCTTTGCGGAATAATTGAAAAATATGGTATTGTTCCAAAGAAAGTTTACCCAGAAACTGCTAATGCAACTAATTCAAGTGCTTTAAATGACACTCTAAATACCCTTCTTAGAAAAGATGGTCTTGAATTACGTAAGATGGTTCAAGATGGAAAGAGTGAAGAAGAAGTTCAAGAACGCAAAAACGAAATGCTTAAAGAAGTTTACCGTATTTTAGCTATTTCTCTTGGTGTTCCACCTAAAACTTTTGATTTTGAATACAAAGATGATGATGGTAACTACCATAGAGATGCTGCCTTAAGTCCACAAGACTTCTTTAAAAAGTATGTTGGTTGGGACTTAAGTGAATACATTTCCACAATTAATGCACCGACTAAAGACAAGCCTTTCCATAAAGTATTTTCTGTTGAATACTTAGGAAATGTGGAAGGCGGACGTCAAGTACGTCACTTGAACTTACCAATTGATGAAATGAAAGATTTGATTATCACTCAACTTAAAAACGGTGAAGTTGTTTGGTTTGGATCAAATGTTGTTAAAGACTCTGAACGTCAAGCCGGTTTACTTGATACTGAATTATATAAACGTGACGACTTATTTGATGTTGATTTTGACATGTCTAAAGCTGACATGCTTGATTCAGGCGAAAGCTTGATGGACCACGCAATGGTTATTACAGGTGTTGACCTAGTAGATGGCAAGCCAACTAAGTGGAAGATTGAAAATTCTTGGGGTGAAAAGCCTGGATTTAAAGGTTACTTTGTAATGAGTGACAGCTGGTTCGATAAATTTGTTTACCAAGCAGTTATCAACAAGAAACACCTTAGCGATGACTTAAAGAAGACTTTTGAAGAAGGCAGTAAAGATCCAATTCAATTACTTCCTTGGGATCCAATGGGTGCTTTAGCTAATAATTATTAG
- a CDS encoding LCP family protein, which yields MKLKKKYLFFSIVGILMVAVLGIFGYEYQKIQSTANTISTNHSLASRQQLKQGNPFSILVLGTDVGALGRGTSYAGNTDTLELITVNPKKHTLTTTAIPRDTLVRVETKNKVEYTKINAAYALGGPREIKKQVHELLDVPVDYYALVNMGGLEKTVNAVGGVTVNNPFSFKYEGHTYPKGKQYLNGSEALGYSRMRYDDPDNDYGRQKRGQQVLLSALTKVNKSKNIMQMNSLLDTAKDNVRTDLPLDDLMTLYKNYHGALADTQSDHLQGKNATIDNFSFQIAPNREMQRLSDNTRQALGLTKVKVNNIQTKMNDMQTNWNGYNNVNYVLPNNAQVYIPVNKV from the coding sequence ATGAAACTCAAGAAAAAATATTTATTTTTCTCAATAGTTGGGATCTTAATGGTAGCGGTTTTAGGAATTTTTGGTTATGAATACCAAAAAATTCAATCGACGGCTAATACTATTTCTACTAATCATTCTTTAGCCAGTCGTCAGCAATTAAAACAAGGAAACCCATTTTCAATCTTGGTATTAGGTACTGATGTGGGAGCCTTAGGACGAGGAACTAGTTATGCTGGAAATACAGATACTTTGGAATTAATTACTGTTAATCCTAAAAAGCATACTTTAACTACAACTGCTATTCCTCGAGATACCTTAGTAAGGGTTGAAACCAAAAATAAGGTAGAATATACCAAAATTAATGCAGCCTATGCTTTAGGCGGACCTAGAGAAATAAAAAAGCAGGTTCATGAATTACTGGATGTTCCTGTTGATTATTATGCCTTGGTTAATATGGGTGGATTAGAAAAGACCGTAAACGCTGTTGGCGGCGTTACTGTTAATAATCCTTTTTCTTTTAAGTATGAAGGACATACATATCCTAAGGGAAAACAGTATTTAAATGGTAGCGAGGCTTTAGGCTACAGTAGAATGAGATATGATGATCCTGATAATGACTATGGCCGTCAAAAACGGGGCCAGCAGGTTCTACTTAGTGCTCTGACAAAAGTTAATAAATCAAAAAATATTATGCAAATGAATTCTTTACTCGACACAGCCAAAGATAATGTTCGGACTGATTTACCTTTAGATGATTTAATGACTCTATATAAGAACTATCATGGAGCATTAGCCGATACTCAGAGTGATCATTTACAAGGAAAAAATGCGACAATTGATAATTTTAGTTTTCAGATAGCTCCAAATCGGGAAATGCAGCGTTTGTCAGATAATACCCGTCAAGCACTAGGATTAACAAAGGTTAAAGTTAATAATATTCAAACTAAAATGAATGATATGCAAACTAACTGGAATGGCTATAATAATGTAAATTATGTTTTACCAAATAACGCTCAAGTTTATATTCCAGTTAATAAAGTATGA